The Primulina huaijiensis isolate GDHJ02 chromosome 10, ASM1229523v2, whole genome shotgun sequence region GCCTCATACttccgtcttttttctttacgaacagcactggggctccccacggagATGCACTAGGGAGAATCTGTTTCTAGTCCAGTAATTCCtgaagttgctcctttaactcttttaattcagctggagccattcggtatggtgcctttgagattggtgcagcaccagggaccaaattgatttcaaattctacttccctatcgggtatctctCCAGGTAATTCCTCGgggaaaacatctggaaattcttgaacaattggtaTATCCCCCAACTTTGGgacttctttttctttaatCTCAGTGATCATCGTCAGATaaatttcttctcctccttttatggccttccaggcttgtgaggtggataacagagatttccttttcttggattttctgtggtatatgacttcctctttagtcggagtctgaagtctaatttttttcttttgacagtccaccatggcatggtttttagctacccagtccattccaagaatgatgtcaaactcaaccatattgagttgaatcaattccacttcaaaattttgtttgcttataccaattttacagtttcgatacactttgtatgtctcaattattttgctcgccggtgttgccactcttaatggttcattaagagtatcatgttcaagtttaagtttcttagcaaatcttctagacaaaAAACAGtgtgtagcaccacaatcaaacaaggtatatgcaggcatttcattgagtaaaatagtacctgccaccacttcattggtgttatcagcttcctccTGAGTTATTGCGTACACCCGtgcattatttttgttttcctttGGTTTGATGGGTCCCGTCCCTTTGTCTTTGTTGTCTGGGCAGTCCTTAATCCGGTGACACACTTTACCGCATTTGAAACACGCACCTGTTTTCCGATAACATTCTCCAGTGTGCTTCTGTCGGcatgtatcgcaccactttccttcgATATTGCCAGCACTGTTGAAATTTACTCTTGAAGGTCCACTTGAATGATTCGGCTTCTTGAATTTGGGACCATTTTGAGCAAATTGGCTGACCAATGGTCTCTTGTTCCTATTTTCCTCTTCACGGCGCTTGATATTTGTTTCCGCGCTCATCGTCGCGCCCATCAGATCAGCAACATTATTCGGCTTGAATACTGCTAAAGCTGATTGAATTCGGTTGTTCAGTCTTTTCTTAATGCGATGCATTTTCAATGTTTCGTCAGACATGATTGTTGGGACATAAGTTCCTAGATCGTTAAATCTtgaagtgtattccatcacTGTCATGTCTGGGGTCTGCTTGAAGTTTTCAAATTCGTTCAACTTCTGCAGACGAAACtcggctgggtagtattgtttcaaaaattctctcttGAAACTCTGCTACGTGATTTCTTATACTTCAGTtagagatggtgacacagtttcccaccactTTCGTGCTCTGTCTTCTAGAAACGGTGTTACAACTTCTACTCTCAATTCTTCAGGCACTTCCAGTAGGTTTAGTTGGGATTCGACATTTTTGAGCCAGTTAtgactgacttccgggtctgggtttccatcgaaaGTTGAAACTCGATTTCTTCTCaaagattcataatggtatttaattccacgcggttgGGGTTCCGGTGGTGGCTGGATAGCGTTGGCAAGGGGGTTCACGATTCCTTGCAACGTGGCGGCTACAATGgtagctattgccatcatatcttcttgacTAAGATTCACTCTCGGTGGTGGTGgcggattttcattttggttggcgccacgagggttacggttgtttcggggtggtctgcctggcatttcctataaacatgtattttattaatttattttccacgatgtaaaatcaaaataatttcataaattttaaaatttataaaatcaaaaagtttcaaaacaaaggattaatcaaataattctaAATACAGTCGATGTCTAATCTAGAGTTCTCTCCCTACTCATCTATGACCTCACCGTCTCCTACTGACTCATTAATCTCCTCTTCTTCAATaggattttcttcttggttagcttcaagttcttccaagagttcctccatattgatcatgttattctgtagctgatcaatataattttgcaactgtgtgttgtggtagtcaaggttgtttacttgcttttgaagcTCCTGTATTGTCGATTGGCTTATTTTTTCGtcgatttcttgttcttcgatccgttcctcaagacggcgttgtgttttgagaaggttatcatcccggatttggagtgtaaaaatcctatcttgagctttgtttaactctttcTTGGTGATCTCGTGACGACGTTCCGACTCTTGATGATAGGCAGCATAATGTCTAACGTCCTCGCGTAGtctcttctcttcctctctggcttCACGAAGACCCtccatcatgcatatattattccCATCCAACTGGTAGTTGtctctctcaagtttttcatttttttctttcagtgttttaatttctgtctcctttttctgaagttgtttttgaagttcatttataacgccttgaagatccatgtttgttttcctataaaaaaaaattacaattttactgatagtatactcatccaattttaaatatgcaataagataatagaaagtttcatttaaaaataatttggtacataatattttcttaatcgcAATTTCACTACaatccaaatatttttattaaaatcttgatactaatctagtctatcatctctcctccgTCGTTGTCGCTGTCATTGTCGTCTCaggccacctccatcggtgcctCTTCCTCCTCTGCTATGTTCTCTACCACTAGATGCAAGTAGTTGTTCTGGTATTGAAGCTGATCCATGGTTCTGTGGAGCCTTGAAATGTACCGCTCTTGCTTGGCGCTGAACTCCTCCTGACGCTGACGAGCCTGAGTGGCATGTCCTCGCTCTATCTCCACTCTCTCCAGCAAATCCTTGTTGAGTGAGGCTAAGCGCGCGATGCGAGTTGAATCAGTCGGCATCTGTAAAAGTTGGCTCTCAACCAAGTCCAAGTGATGATCTAATCGTTCTACGTCAGTCTCCAGTATGTGCTTAATCTCACTTAGTTCTTGCTTTTCTAGTCTTTCCTTGGCCAGTTGCGCTTTCAAGGTCGCGATTTCCCTAGTCTGATTATCAATCGTGAGCTGAcgcatacgaagggcagcctgagcaTGGGTACGTGGGGCAGCCATTTCTTAGAATAAGTGGAGGAAAAAatatcagaatcgtataaagggtagaaaggcacaaataatagaaacaaagttgtcgtggaAAGTTTTCGATACTAAAGATTTCCGGAATGATTGAAGAAAGTTTTCGATACTAAAGATTTCCGGAACGATTGAAGGAACATCTTTTTGAAGTGTTCGAAAAttaggaaacaaatgaaagttggactctgattgggatacactaggatttgccaaaatttgactttatcaaattttgtctgtcaaaatcccagcgggattatgaacctggcggctctgataccacttaaatgtcacgcccgtgtccgaagcgtcagtgacatccggcattgtttaacaattacttgaaaacaattaagcctcatATCGAAATGacaaaaccagtctttttcataaataaaacattgtctttacaatgacaatagaatcacaattacatcagagttcTTAAAGCGATGCATTTTCCATGTTTCGTCAGACATGATTGTTGGGACATAAGTTACCAGATCGTTAAATCTtgaagtgtattccatcacTGTCATGTCTGGGGTCTGCTTGAAGTTTTCAAATTCGTTCAACTTCTGCAGACGAAACtcggctgggtagtattgtttcaaaaattctctcttGAAACTCTGTCACGTGATTTCTTCTACTTCAGCTATAGATggtgacacagtttcccaccactTTCGTGCTCTGTCTTCTAGAAACGGTGTTACAACTTCTACTCTTAATTCTTCAGGCACTTCCAGTAGGTGTAGTTGGGATTCGACATTTTTGAGCCAGTTATGACTGACATCCGGGCATGGGTTTCCATcgaaagttggaactcgattccttctcagagattcataatggtatttaatgcCACGCGGTTTGGGTTCCGGTGGTGGCTGGATAGCGTTGGCAAGGGGGTTCACGATTCCTTGCAACGTGGCGGCTACAATGgtagctattgccatcatatcttcttgacTAAGATTCACTCTCGGTGGTGGTGgcggattttcattttggttggcgtcacgagggttacggttgtttcgggatggtctgcctgccatttcctataaacatgtattttattaatttattttccacgatgtaaaatcaaaataatttcgtaaattttgaaatttataaaatcaaaaagtttcaaaacaaaggattaatcaaataattctaAATACAGTCGATGTCTAATCTAGAATTCTCTCCCTACTCATCTATGACCTCACCGTCTCATACTGCCTCATTAATCTCCTCTTCTTCAATaggattttcttcttggttagcttcaagttcttccaagagttcctccatattgatcatgttattctGTAGCTGATCAATATAATTTTGCAACTGTGTGTTGTGGTAGTCAAGGCTGTTTACTTTCTCTTGAAGCTCCTGTATTGTCGATTGGCTTACTTTTTCAtcgatttcttgttcttcgatccgttcctcaagacggcgttgtgttttgagaaggctatcatCTCGGATTTGGAGTGTATAAATCCTATcttgagctttgtttaactcttgcttggtgatctcGTGACGACGTTCCGTCTCTTGATGATTGGCAGCATAACGTCTAACGTCCTCGCGTAGtctcttctcttcctctctggcttcacgaagatcctccatcatgcatacattattcccATCCAACTTGTAGTTGTCTCTcccaagtttttcatttttttctttcagtgttttaatttctgtctccttttcctgaagttgttttttaagttcatttataatgccttgaagatccatgtttgttttcctataaaaaaaaattacaattttacagATAGTATACTCattcaattttaaatatgcaataagataatagaaatttcatttaaaaataatttggtacataatattttcttaatcgcAATTTCACTACAATCCAAATACTTTTATTAAAACCTTGATACTAATCTGGTTTATCATCTCTCCTCCGTCGCTGTCGCTGTCGCTGTCGtctccggccacctccataGGTGCTTCCTCCTCCTCTGTTATGTTCTCTACCACTAGATGCAAGTAGTTGTTCTGGTCTTGCAGCTGATCCATGATTCTTTGGAGCCTTGAAATGTACCGCTCTTGCTTGGCGCTGAACTCCTCCTGACGCTGACGAGCCTGAGTGGCACGTCTTCGCTCTATCTCTACTCTCTCCAGCAAATCCTTGTTGAGTGAGGCTAAGCGCGCGATGCGAGCTGAATCAGTCTGCATCAgtagaagttggctctcagccaagtccaaGTGATGAGCTAATCGTTGCACGTCAGTCTCCAGTATGTGCTTAATCTCACTTAGTTCTTGCTTTTCTAGTCTTTCCTTGGCCAGTTGCGCTTTCAAGGTCGCGATTTCCCTAGGCTGATTATCAATCGTGAGCTGAcgcatacgaagggcagcctgagcacgGGTACGTGGGGCAGCCATTTCTTAGAATAAGTGGAGGAAAAAatatcagaatcgtataaagggtagaaaggcacaaataatagaaacaaagttgtcgtggaAAGTTTTCGATACTAAAGATTTCCGGAACGATTGAAGAAATTTTTCGATACTAAAGATTTCCGGAACGATTGAAGGAACAGATTTTGGAAGTGTTCGAAAAttaggaaacaaatgaaagttggactctgattgggatacactaggatttgccaaaattttactttatcgaattttgtctgtcaaaatcctagcgggattatgaacctggcggctctgataccacttaaatgtcacgccccgtgtccgaagcgtcagtgacatctggcattgtttaacaattacttgaaaacaattaagcctcgtatcgaaatgataaaaccagtctttttcataaataaaactttgtttttacaatgacaatagaatcacatttacatcagagttttgcggaaacaaacagaagaaaagaataaaaatctcaattcttggGCTTGActttcgatcaccatccccagaacgcttcctgctcctcctcattaagttgttcttcatttttatctgaaatttgtaaggggtgagtgtttttgggaaacactcagcaagtgggaggTCGATcaatttccaaagatacatatagaacttatttttt contains the following coding sequences:
- the LOC140985839 gene encoding uncharacterized protein; this encodes MAIATIVAATLQGIVNPLANAIQPPPEPQPRGIKYHYESLRRNRVSTFDGNPDPEVSHNWLKNVESQLNLLEVPEELRVEVVTPFLEDRARKWWETVSPSLTETPDMTVMEYTSRFNDLGTYVPTIMSDETLKMHRIKKRLNNRIQSALAVFKPNNVADLMGATMSAETNIKRREEENRNKRPLVSQFAQNGPKFKKPNHSSGPSRVNFNSAGNIEGKWCDTCRQKHTGECYRKTGNIFIKRIATQALIDSRATHSFISETFASHLDIKMIGLDVNYSVTVPSGEELSATSVVKDIDLELQGHLVFADLIVLPMPEFDIILGMDWLTKNRVLIDF